One segment of Natronosalvus halobius DNA contains the following:
- a CDS encoding polysaccharide deacetylase family protein — protein MQPSSRRKLLAALGAGSASLAGCLDMIPGGDPRDGNGNGNGNGTSGNGNGNGDSDRTGNGEDEGSIAWPATDTGEPIDTFENLEHWRTTEGTIDAAPDEARTGSQAAVLESDTNQVVATTAFPDRLDLGGYDVSLAVKVESATRVALEVETGNRDNRLKSIRVIPGGYEGWLRIDFGYGQKYGELDLPNVTRLNIIGYGPEDGPTKLVVDDLRKTQGVDNGKAILAFYGGHSSQYERAAPMLEERGLSAAVAVDPERIGGRNQMTLEQLEELQDQGWDVCAYPESQGALPEMPIERQERVLEHTRAALEQHGFENGARHFVVPDDRMTQETHEALREHYESGLLFGGGPTSGNPTSIHTLPQIWGPALHEGVRRHINNVDQWNQLSILRIPRIVEGESTSSSMSVDDLEHLLDHIEQRGVDVVTLSDVVDGNLGGGGDGDGGDGEEDEPAERPEGTIFESGRSLSFDGDGSTTSDSFDLSEGILVGDVSVDGDFVARLQPSDGSLADDLLVQTAGGADGESMMVVGEGSYELDIEADGEWSIDLDQPEVHADDLTDIPTSASGTGPSFVGPLWTEDDLSLEVTHSGDGTFIVDGWGADGSWEQLVNRSGEFQGSRSYAAANVCWIDVEADDDWSLEIE, from the coding sequence ATGCAACCGTCATCTCGACGCAAACTGTTGGCTGCACTGGGCGCAGGCTCGGCATCGCTCGCTGGTTGTCTGGACATGATTCCCGGCGGCGACCCGAGGGACGGGAACGGGAACGGAAACGGAAACGGGACGTCGGGCAACGGGAACGGAAACGGCGACAGTGACCGAACCGGAAACGGCGAGGACGAGGGCAGTATCGCGTGGCCCGCGACCGACACTGGCGAACCCATCGACACCTTCGAGAACCTCGAGCACTGGCGGACGACGGAAGGGACGATCGACGCCGCACCCGACGAGGCCAGAACCGGGTCACAGGCGGCGGTCCTCGAGAGCGACACGAATCAGGTCGTCGCCACGACGGCCTTCCCGGATCGGCTCGACCTCGGCGGTTACGACGTCTCGCTGGCGGTCAAGGTGGAATCGGCCACCCGGGTCGCCCTTGAAGTCGAAACCGGCAATCGCGACAACCGACTGAAGAGCATCCGCGTGATCCCTGGGGGGTACGAAGGCTGGCTCCGTATCGACTTCGGATACGGCCAGAAGTACGGCGAACTCGATCTCCCGAACGTCACCAGGCTAAACATCATCGGGTACGGCCCCGAGGACGGGCCTACGAAACTCGTGGTCGACGACCTCCGGAAGACGCAGGGTGTCGACAACGGCAAGGCAATCCTCGCGTTCTACGGCGGCCACAGTTCCCAGTACGAGCGCGCCGCGCCGATGCTCGAGGAGCGCGGCTTGTCCGCAGCGGTCGCCGTCGATCCCGAACGGATCGGCGGGCGCAACCAGATGACCCTCGAGCAACTCGAGGAACTGCAGGACCAGGGCTGGGACGTCTGTGCGTACCCCGAGAGCCAGGGCGCGCTTCCGGAGATGCCCATCGAGCGCCAGGAGCGCGTCCTCGAACACACACGGGCCGCGCTCGAACAGCACGGCTTCGAAAACGGCGCCCGACACTTCGTCGTCCCGGACGATCGGATGACCCAGGAGACCCACGAGGCACTCCGCGAGCACTACGAGTCGGGGCTGCTGTTCGGCGGCGGACCGACCAGCGGCAATCCGACCTCCATTCACACCCTCCCTCAGATCTGGGGGCCGGCCCTTCACGAGGGCGTCCGCCGTCACATCAACAACGTCGACCAGTGGAACCAGCTCTCCATCCTTCGCATTCCGCGCATCGTCGAGGGCGAGTCGACGTCGAGCAGTATGTCAGTTGACGACCTCGAGCACCTGCTCGACCACATCGAACAGCGCGGTGTCGACGTCGTGACGCTGTCGGACGTGGTCGACGGCAACCTTGGTGGCGGTGGCGATGGCGATGGCGGCGACGGCGAAGAAGACGAACCCGCCGAACGGCCGGAGGGAACGATTTTCGAGAGCGGCCGCTCACTCTCCTTCGATGGCGACGGCTCCACGACGTCGGACTCGTTCGACCTCTCGGAGGGAATCCTCGTTGGAGACGTCTCGGTGGACGGCGATTTCGTCGCCAGGCTCCAGCCGAGCGACGGAAGCCTGGCCGACGACCTGCTGGTACAGACCGCCGGTGGTGCGGACGGCGAGTCGATGATGGTCGTCGGCGAGGGCTCCTACGAACTCGACATCGAGGCCGACGGTGAGTGGTCAATCGACCTAGACCAGCCCGAGGTTCACGCCGACGACCTGACGGACATCCCGACTTCGGCCTCCGGAACGGGACCGTCGTTCGTTGGCCCGCTGTGGACCGAAGACGACCTCAGCCTCGAGGTCACTCACAGCGGGGACGGGACGTTCATCGTGGACGGCTGGGGAGCCGACGGTAGCTGGGAACAGCTGGTCAACCGGAGCGGGGAGTTCCAAGGTTCCCGGTCGTACGCCGCCGCCAACGTCTGCTGGATCGATGTCGAGGCCGACGACGACTGGTCGCTCGAGATCGAGTGA
- a CDS encoding RNA methyltransferase, which yields MTVSVLVPSSLSREAEDKREATRKLGYVARAATIFRADRLIVYPDPGGDDGRFGDGFVETVLRYAATPPYLRKEAWGKRDELEAVGVLPPLRAPSQTGSESNGSGSTRQGIVTEVGPEGRVRVNCGLQHPISLNTPPGMEVGEGERVTVRISSRRPVRAKLVDESPPGFAVERTDLPAALGREDAGVRIAASRYGEPLTVGRLETLAGRVERDGMTVAFGAPERGLPPILGIDQVAIEAAYGDTEGDANVEPSDLRTETGFDLWLNTVPNQGSTVVRTEEALFATLAPLSLRA from the coding sequence ATGACCGTCAGCGTGCTCGTGCCGTCGTCACTCAGCCGGGAAGCCGAGGACAAACGCGAGGCCACTCGCAAACTCGGATACGTCGCCCGTGCGGCGACCATCTTCCGGGCCGATCGCCTGATCGTCTACCCCGATCCAGGGGGCGACGACGGGCGATTTGGCGACGGGTTCGTCGAAACCGTCTTGCGGTACGCCGCGACGCCCCCGTACCTCCGAAAGGAGGCCTGGGGCAAGCGGGACGAACTGGAGGCCGTGGGCGTCTTACCGCCGCTCCGTGCCCCGTCACAGACCGGCTCCGAATCGAACGGTTCGGGGTCGACAAGACAAGGAATCGTGACCGAGGTCGGACCTGAAGGGCGCGTCCGGGTCAATTGCGGACTGCAACACCCGATCTCCCTCAACACACCTCCCGGAATGGAGGTCGGCGAGGGAGAGCGCGTGACCGTCAGGATCTCTTCGCGACGACCGGTCCGGGCGAAACTCGTCGACGAATCCCCACCGGGGTTCGCCGTCGAGCGGACGGACCTTCCGGCAGCACTCGGCCGTGAGGACGCCGGCGTTCGCATCGCGGCCTCCCGATACGGTGAACCGCTCACCGTGGGGCGCCTCGAGACGCTGGCCGGACGCGTTGAACGGGACGGGATGACCGTCGCCTTCGGCGCACCCGAGAGAGGGCTGCCGCCCATCCTGGGTATCGACCAGGTGGCCATCGAGGCCGCCTACGGCGATACCGAGGGCGACGCAAACGTCGAACCCAGCGATCTGCGCACGGAAACGGGGTTCGACCTCTGGCTCAATACGGTTCCGAACCAGGGGAGCACGGTCGTGCGAACGGAGGAGGCTCTGTTCGCCACCCTCGCCCCCCTCTCACTGAGAGCGTGA
- a CDS encoding 50S ribosomal protein L3 produces the protein MPQPNAPRKGSLGFGPRKRATSEVPRFSSWPDDDGQPTLQGFAGYKAGMTHVVMVDDTANSPTEGMEQTVPVTIVETPPMRAVALRAYENTPYGQQPITEVWTTEFVDELERVLDVPGDEYDAEAAEDEFREELEAGRVDDVRVITHTVPGSIPSVPKKKPDVMETRVGGGSVEERVDFALETIADGGEHVMNDVFRAGEYVDASGVTKGKGTQGPVKRWGVQKRKGKHARQGWRRRIGNLGPWNPSRVRSTVPQQGQTGYHQRTELNKRLVDIGDGDDATVDGGFVNYGEVDGPHALIKGSLPGPNKRLVRFRPAIRPGDQPRLDPEVRYVSTASNQG, from the coding sequence ATGCCACAACCAAACGCACCACGCAAAGGCTCACTCGGGTTCGGCCCACGAAAGCGGGCGACCAGCGAGGTCCCACGCTTTTCCTCGTGGCCGGACGACGACGGACAGCCAACGCTCCAGGGCTTCGCGGGCTACAAGGCCGGCATGACCCACGTGGTTATGGTCGACGACACCGCTAACTCGCCGACCGAGGGAATGGAACAGACCGTTCCCGTGACCATCGTGGAGACGCCGCCGATGCGCGCCGTCGCCCTGCGTGCGTACGAGAACACACCGTATGGACAGCAACCGATTACCGAGGTCTGGACCACCGAGTTCGTCGACGAACTCGAGCGCGTCCTGGACGTCCCCGGCGACGAGTACGACGCCGAGGCCGCCGAAGACGAGTTCCGCGAGGAACTCGAGGCCGGTCGGGTCGACGACGTTCGCGTCATCACCCACACCGTCCCCGGTTCGATCCCCTCGGTTCCCAAGAAGAAACCCGACGTCATGGAGACGCGCGTCGGCGGCGGCTCCGTCGAGGAGCGCGTCGACTTCGCGCTCGAGACGATCGCCGACGGCGGCGAGCACGTCATGAACGACGTGTTCCGCGCCGGCGAGTACGTCGACGCCAGCGGCGTCACCAAAGGGAAAGGTACCCAGGGTCCCGTCAAGCGATGGGGCGTCCAGAAGCGCAAGGGCAAGCACGCCCGGCAGGGATGGCGCCGCCGCATCGGGAACCTCGGTCCCTGGAACCCCTCCAGGGTCCGGTCGACGGTCCCCCAGCAGGGCCAGACCGGGTACCACCAGCGGACTGAGCTCAACAAACGCCTCGTCGACATCGGCGACGGCGACGACGCGACGGTCGACGGCGGTTTCGTCAATTACGGCGAGGTCGACGGCCCGCACGCGTTGATCAAGGGCTCGCTCCCCGGGCCGAACAAGCGCCTCGTGCGCTTCCGCCCGGCGATCCGACCCGGAGACCAGCCGCGTCTCGATCCCGAGGTGCGCTACGTCTCCACCGCATCCAACCAGGGGTGA
- the rpl4p gene encoding 50S ribosomal protein L4, with the protein MNATVRDLDGADAGEVELPAVFETEYRPDLIARAVRVAQANRKQAYGADEFAGMRTPAESFGSGRGMAHVPRQNGRARRVPQAVKGRRAHPPKAEKDQGESINKKERKLATRSAIAATADADIVAERGHAFDDDAELPLVVSDDFEDLVKTKEVVSFLEAAGVDADIERADDGRGVRSGQGKLRGRKHQQPKSILFVTSSEAGPSRGARNLAGADVATAAEVNAEDLAPGTQAGRLTVWTESALEEVADR; encoded by the coding sequence ATGAACGCAACAGTACGAGACCTGGACGGCGCAGACGCGGGGGAGGTCGAGCTCCCGGCGGTCTTCGAGACGGAGTACCGCCCGGACCTGATCGCCCGCGCGGTCCGCGTCGCACAGGCAAACCGAAAACAGGCCTACGGCGCCGACGAGTTCGCCGGGATGCGAACGCCCGCCGAATCGTTCGGTAGCGGTCGCGGGATGGCCCACGTACCCCGGCAGAACGGACGCGCTCGACGCGTCCCGCAGGCCGTCAAGGGACGACGGGCTCACCCGCCGAAGGCCGAGAAGGACCAGGGCGAATCGATCAACAAGAAAGAACGCAAGCTGGCGACCCGAAGCGCGATCGCCGCGACGGCCGACGCCGACATCGTCGCCGAGCGCGGTCACGCCTTCGACGACGACGCCGAGCTTCCGCTCGTCGTCAGCGACGACTTCGAGGACCTCGTGAAGACGAAGGAGGTCGTCTCCTTCCTCGAGGCCGCCGGCGTCGACGCGGACATCGAGCGCGCCGACGACGGACGCGGCGTCCGCTCGGGGCAGGGGAAGCTCCGCGGTCGCAAACACCAGCAGCCCAAGTCGATCCTCTTCGTGACCTCGAGCGAGGCCGGTCCCTCGCGTGGCGCCCGCAACCTCGCGGGCGCGGACGTGGCGACCGCCGCCGAGGTCAACGCCGAGGACCTCGCACCGGGCACCCAGGCCGGTCGACTGACCGTCTGGACCGAGAGCGCACTCGAGGAGGTGGCCGACCGATGA
- a CDS encoding 50S ribosomal protein L23: MSGIIEHPLVTEKAMNDMDFENKLQFLVHVDASKPEIRDAIQERFDVEVANVNTQITMNGTKKATVTLGEDDDAQEVASRIGVF; the protein is encoded by the coding sequence ATGAGCGGAATCATCGAACACCCCCTCGTGACCGAGAAGGCCATGAACGACATGGACTTCGAGAACAAGCTCCAGTTCCTCGTGCACGTCGACGCCTCGAAACCCGAGATCCGTGACGCCATCCAGGAGCGCTTCGACGTCGAGGTCGCGAACGTGAATACACAGATCACCATGAACGGTACGAAGAAGGCAACGGTGACGCTGGGCGAGGACGACGACGCCCAGGAAGTCGCCTCCCGAATTGGGGTGTTCTGA
- a CDS encoding 50S ribosomal protein L2: MGRRIFGQRRGRGSPTFRAPSHRYKANLEHKKLEDTDVVSGEVVSIEHDPARSAPIAAVEFDDGEQRLILVPEGVAVGEEIQVGVSAEIKPGNTLPLAEIPEGVPVCNVEAKPGDGGKFARASGVNADLITHDRKAAVVQLPSGEVKRLDPQCRATIGVVAGGGRTEKPFVKAGNKYHKMRARGIKWPRVRGVAMNAVDHPFGGGGRQHPGRPKSVSKNAPPGRKVGDIASRRTGRGGNK; the protein is encoded by the coding sequence ATGGGACGACGAATCTTCGGTCAGCGACGAGGGCGCGGGTCGCCGACGTTCCGCGCACCGTCGCACCGATACAAGGCGAATCTCGAGCACAAGAAACTCGAGGACACCGACGTGGTCTCGGGCGAGGTCGTCAGCATCGAACACGACCCGGCCCGCTCGGCGCCGATCGCGGCTGTCGAGTTCGACGACGGCGAACAGCGCCTGATCCTCGTTCCCGAGGGCGTCGCCGTTGGCGAGGAGATCCAGGTCGGCGTCAGCGCCGAGATCAAGCCCGGGAACACGCTCCCGCTCGCGGAGATCCCCGAGGGGGTCCCGGTCTGTAACGTCGAGGCCAAGCCGGGCGACGGCGGCAAGTTCGCCCGCGCCTCCGGCGTCAACGCGGACCTCATCACCCACGACCGCAAGGCTGCGGTCGTCCAGCTGCCAAGTGGCGAAGTCAAGCGGCTCGATCCCCAGTGCCGTGCCACCATCGGCGTTGTCGCCGGTGGCGGCCGCACGGAGAAGCCGTTCGTCAAGGCAGGGAATAAGTACCACAAGATGCGCGCCCGTGGGATCAAGTGGCCGCGCGTCCGCGGGGTCGCCATGAACGCCGTCGACCACCCCTTCGGTGGCGGCGGCCGCCAGCACCCCGGTCGCCCAAAATCCGTCTCGAAGAACGCACCGCCGGGACGGAAAGTCGGTGACATCGCCTCCCGGCGAACCGGTCGAGGTGGAAACAAATGA
- a CDS encoding 30S ribosomal protein S19, whose translation MSSEYRTGREGEEFTYRGHTLEELQEMELEEVADVLPARQRRSIVRGLSVEQEKLLEKAREKDEQETANSPIRTHLRNMPVLPEFVGLTFAVYTGQSFERVRIEPEMIGHYLGEFQLTRSSVTHGQAGIGATRSSKFVPLK comes from the coding sequence ATGAGTTCGGAATACCGTACCGGCCGCGAGGGTGAGGAGTTCACCTACCGCGGTCACACGCTCGAGGAGCTCCAGGAGATGGAGCTCGAGGAGGTCGCTGACGTGCTTCCGGCACGACAGCGACGGAGTATCGTACGTGGGCTCTCGGTCGAGCAGGAGAAACTGCTCGAGAAGGCCCGCGAGAAAGACGAACAGGAGACGGCCAACTCGCCGATCCGGACGCACCTGCGCAACATGCCGGTGCTGCCGGAGTTCGTCGGGCTGACCTTCGCCGTCTACACCGGACAGAGCTTCGAGCGCGTTCGGATCGAGCCCGAAATGATCGGCCACTACCTCGGTGAGTTCCAGCTCACCCGATCGTCCGTCACGCACGGACAGGCCGGTATCGGCGCGACCCGATCGTCGAAGTTCGTCCCACTGAAGTGA
- a CDS encoding 50S ribosomal protein L22, which yields MGINYSVDADPDTTAKAMLRERHMSHKHSKEIAREIKGRTVDDAVEYLEAVVEGERSVPFRSHNSGVGHRSDIDGWDAGRYPEKASKAFLELLENVAANADHQGFDGGSMEIAHCAAHKVGESVGRKPRAMGRASAWNTPQVDVEIVVADTDVEGDD from the coding sequence ATGGGAATCAACTACTCAGTCGACGCCGACCCGGACACCACCGCGAAAGCGATGCTTCGGGAGCGTCACATGAGCCACAAGCACAGCAAGGAGATCGCCCGCGAGATCAAGGGTCGAACGGTCGACGACGCCGTCGAATACCTCGAGGCGGTCGTCGAGGGCGAGCGCTCGGTTCCGTTCCGGTCGCACAACTCCGGCGTCGGCCACCGCTCGGACATCGACGGCTGGGACGCCGGTCGCTACCCCGAGAAGGCCAGCAAGGCGTTCCTCGAACTGCTCGAGAACGTGGCGGCCAACGCCGACCACCAGGGCTTCGACGGTGGGTCGATGGAGATCGCCCACTGTGCCGCCCACAAGGTCGGCGAGTCTGTCGGGCGCAAACCGCGTGCGATGGGCAGGGCCTCCGCCTGGAACACCCCGCAGGTCGACGTCGAAATCGTCGTCGCGGACACGGACGTAGAAGGTGACGACTAA
- a CDS encoding 30S ribosomal protein S3, which yields MADEHEFIENGLQRSQIDEFFEEELGRAGYGGMDVAKTPMGTQIVLKAEKPGMVIGKGGENIRKVTTALEEKFNLEDPQIDVQEVDEPDLNARIVADRLANALERGWYFRKAGHTTIDRIMDAGALGAEIVLAGKVTGARSRVEKFNRGYIKHNGEPAEEIVDTGQGVAVMKLGTIGVTVKIIPPGAELPDDFRIHDDLDPEEVVPDAVEANEAEGVEELLEGEPEDEDLAAEPEDVGADVSETEIDEDVVEEVIEEEVADEEETDAGESEAAVDAEDAEEELDELDEEIEAEAEDLVAEMEAEDEAEEAEAEAEDDKPEAEEAEADEGGDA from the coding sequence ATGGCAGACGAACACGAATTCATCGAAAACGGCCTGCAGCGGTCCCAGATCGACGAGTTCTTCGAAGAGGAACTCGGCCGCGCGGGCTACGGTGGCATGGACGTCGCCAAGACGCCGATGGGCACACAGATCGTCCTCAAGGCCGAGAAGCCGGGGATGGTCATCGGCAAAGGCGGCGAGAACATCCGGAAGGTCACGACGGCTCTCGAGGAGAAGTTCAACCTCGAGGACCCTCAGATCGACGTCCAGGAGGTTGACGAACCCGACCTCAATGCACGGATCGTCGCGGACCGACTGGCTAACGCCTTAGAGCGTGGCTGGTATTTCCGGAAGGCTGGTCACACGACGATCGACCGAATCATGGATGCTGGCGCCCTCGGCGCCGAGATCGTCCTCGCTGGAAAGGTCACGGGCGCGCGATCGCGCGTCGAGAAGTTCAACCGTGGCTACATCAAGCACAACGGCGAACCCGCCGAGGAGATCGTCGACACCGGCCAGGGAGTCGCGGTCATGAAGCTCGGCACGATCGGCGTGACGGTCAAGATCATCCCGCCGGGAGCCGAACTTCCCGACGACTTCCGCATTCACGACGACCTCGATCCCGAAGAAGTCGTCCCCGATGCCGTCGAGGCCAACGAGGCCGAGGGTGTCGAGGAGTTGCTCGAGGGTGAGCCCGAGGACGAGGACCTCGCGGCCGAACCCGAGGACGTCGGAGCAGACGTTTCGGAGACCGAAATCGACGAAGACGTCGTCGAAGAGGTCATCGAGGAAGAAGTCGCTGACGAGGAAGAGACCGATGCCGGCGAATCCGAGGCGGCGGTCGACGCCGAGGACGCCGAGGAGGAACTCGACGAACTCGACGAGGAGATCGAGGCCGAAGCGGAGGATCTCGTCGCGGAGATGGAAGCTGAGGACGAAGCCGAAGAAGCCGAAGCTGAAGCCGAAGACGACAAACCCGAAGCCGAAGAAGCCGAAGCAGACGAAGGAGGTGACGCCTGA
- the rpmC gene encoding 50S ribosomal protein L29: protein MAILHTEEIRDMTPAERQAELEDLETELLNANAVLAAGGAPENPGEIGELKRTVARVKTIQKEEGDLDDTDEE, encoded by the coding sequence ATGGCGATCCTCCACACCGAGGAGATCCGCGACATGACGCCCGCCGAACGGCAGGCCGAACTCGAGGACCTCGAAACGGAACTGCTGAACGCCAACGCGGTTCTCGCCGCCGGTGGCGCCCCGGAGAATCCGGGCGAAATCGGCGAACTCAAGCGGACCGTCGCGCGGGTCAAGACGATCCAGAAGGAAGAAGGCGACCTGGACGACACCGACGAGGAATAA
- a CDS encoding ribonuclease P protein component 1, with amino-acid sequence MALTPETLPRHELNGLPVRVVDSDDAGRVGIEGRVVLETTKTISIEIRENGTPRVLTVPKSGSVFEFAITDEAAGDEKSPGTASKLADTQPGGDDSLTDCAGEGVAYVTVDGSRLLSRPARRTETKGDSPWQ; translated from the coding sequence ATGGCACTGACACCCGAAACGCTCCCGCGACACGAACTCAACGGCCTGCCGGTCCGGGTCGTCGATAGCGACGACGCCGGCCGCGTGGGAATCGAGGGACGAGTCGTCCTCGAGACGACGAAGACTATCTCCATAGAGATTCGCGAGAACGGGACGCCCCGGGTGCTCACCGTGCCGAAATCGGGCTCGGTATTCGAATTCGCGATCACAGATGAAGCCGCCGGAGACGAGAAGTCCCCGGGGACTGCGTCCAAACTGGCCGACACACAACCTGGGGGCGACGACTCGCTCACAGACTGTGCTGGCGAGGGCGTAGCCTACGTTACGGTCGATGGATCGCGATTGCTCTCACGACCCGCCCGACGCACCGAAACGAAAGGTGACTCACCATGGCAATAG
- a CDS encoding 30S ribosomal protein S17: protein MAIGLDVTTPPEPENPEEYDYEKCPFYGDLPVRGQILVGTVVSTDMDKTVVVEREYDVTVPKYDRQMKRRSRIPAHVPGVLEPLSVGDTVKIAETRPLSKTKSHVVVEITQEATAVDVAELTLEEEHDPQLSAEDLAGGSGDEDEANEGDA, encoded by the coding sequence ATGGCAATAGGATTAGACGTAACCACCCCTCCGGAACCCGAAAACCCGGAGGAGTACGACTACGAGAAGTGTCCGTTCTACGGCGACTTGCCGGTCCGAGGTCAGATCCTCGTCGGCACCGTCGTCTCGACGGACATGGACAAGACCGTAGTCGTCGAGCGAGAGTACGACGTGACGGTTCCGAAGTACGACCGTCAAATGAAACGTCGCTCGCGCATTCCGGCACACGTGCCGGGCGTGCTCGAGCCGCTCTCGGTCGGCGATACGGTCAAGATCGCAGAGACCCGACCACTGTCGAAGACGAAATCGCACGTGGTCGTCGAAATAACCCAGGAAGCGACCGCCGTCGACGTCGCCGAGTTGACACTGGAAGAGGAACACGACCCTCAGCTGTCGGCCGAAGACTTGGCCGGCGGTTCCGGCGACGAGGACGAAGCCAACGAGGGTGATGCCTGA
- a CDS encoding 50S ribosomal protein L14, whose product MEAMKADVTQGLKKGSLVTCADNSGARELKIISVAGYHGTKNRQPKAGLGDKVTVSVTKGTPEMRRQVLEAVVVRQRKSIRRPDGTRLKFEDNAAVIVDENEEPRGTEIKGPIAREVAERFGAIASTATMIV is encoded by the coding sequence ATGGAGGCAATGAAAGCCGACGTCACGCAGGGCCTGAAGAAGGGGTCGCTCGTGACCTGCGCCGACAACTCCGGCGCACGCGAGCTGAAAATCATCAGCGTCGCGGGCTACCACGGCACCAAGAACCGCCAGCCGAAGGCGGGTCTCGGTGACAAAGTCACGGTCTCCGTGACGAAGGGTACCCCCGAGATGCGACGCCAGGTTCTCGAGGCCGTCGTCGTCCGCCAGCGGAAATCGATCCGCCGGCCGGACGGGACGCGCCTGAAGTTCGAGGACAACGCCGCCGTCATCGTCGACGAGAACGAAGAACCGCGAGGCACCGAGATCAAGGGCCCCATCGCCCGCGAGGTCGCGGAGCGCTTCGGCGCAATCGCCAGCACGGCGACGATGATCGTATAG
- the rplX gene encoding 50S ribosomal protein L24, with product MSKQPRKQRTQTEQAPLHQKHKQVHATLSADLREEYDVRRTRVNAGDRVEIMRGDFAGDEGEVLRVDLDEAVIHVEDVTVETADGEEVARPLDASNVRIVDLDLSDERREARLEGDSE from the coding sequence ATGAGCAAACAACCACGCAAACAACGAACCCAGACTGAGCAGGCGCCGCTTCACCAGAAGCACAAGCAGGTTCACGCCACGCTCTCGGCGGACCTCCGCGAGGAGTACGACGTGCGTCGCACCCGCGTCAACGCGGGCGACCGCGTCGAGATCATGCGCGGTGACTTCGCCGGCGACGAAGGCGAGGTTCTGCGCGTCGACCTCGACGAGGCCGTGATCCACGTCGAGGACGTGACGGTCGAGACGGCAGACGGCGAGGAAGTCGCCCGACCGCTCGACGCGTCGAACGTCCGAATCGTGGACCTCGACCTCTCGGACGAGCGTCGCGAGGCGCGCCTGGAAGGTGATAGCGAATGA
- a CDS encoding 30S ribosomal protein S4e codes for MSNHQKRLSVPKSWPVERKTDVFTVKARAGPHGEAGVPLVIVLRDVLGYVDSKKEARYALSQDAILVNGEPINDEKRPIGMFDIVGFPEREEYYRVFPDEGGRLSLTEIDADAADSRLGKVVGKQQVKGGETQLSLHDGTNVVVADEYSTNDSVVVDNEDKSVVAHFPYEEGALVTAVSGNHGGKIGELVDIDVTLGSGSNIVTVETDDGEFETVEEYVFVIDENFVGDDDSSETASGGDDE; via the coding sequence ATGAGCAACCATCAGAAACGACTCTCGGTACCGAAATCGTGGCCGGTCGAGCGCAAGACCGACGTCTTTACCGTCAAAGCGCGCGCTGGCCCCCACGGCGAAGCCGGCGTCCCGCTGGTCATCGTCCTTCGGGACGTCCTCGGCTACGTCGACTCGAAGAAGGAAGCCCGCTACGCCCTCTCCCAGGACGCAATCTTGGTCAACGGCGAGCCGATCAACGACGAGAAACGTCCCATCGGGATGTTCGACATCGTCGGCTTCCCCGAACGCGAGGAGTACTACCGCGTCTTCCCCGACGAAGGCGGCCGCCTCTCGCTGACCGAAATCGACGCCGATGCCGCAGACAGCCGTCTCGGCAAGGTCGTCGGCAAACAGCAGGTCAAAGGCGGCGAGACGCAACTCTCGCTCCACGACGGCACGAACGTCGTCGTCGCGGACGAGTACAGCACGAACGACTCGGTCGTCGTCGACAACGAGGACAAGTCGGTCGTCGCGCACTTCCCCTACGAGGAGGGTGCGCTGGTCACCGCCGTCAGCGGCAATCACGGCGGGAAGATCGGCGAACTCGTCGACATCGACGTGACTCTCGGCAGCGGCTCGAACATCGTCACGGTCGAAACCGACGACGGCGAGTTCGAAACCGTCGAGGAATACGTGTTCGTCATCGACGAGAACTTCGTCGGCGACGACGACTCGTCGGAGACGGCGAGCGGAGGTGACGACGAATGA